In one window of Epinephelus fuscoguttatus linkage group LG20, E.fuscoguttatus.final_Chr_v1 DNA:
- the LOC125880503 gene encoding chymotrypsin-like protease CTRL-1, giving the protein MMADWTVWILLMCAVLTGQGSMAQDCGMAPLNTRIVGGENATAGSWPWMVSLHFSFAALHICGGTLISDQWVLTAAHCILISRPSVWTLYLGRETQSGPNVNEVSRNVSQIIVHPNYNDTLFNNDIALMKLSSPVTFTDYIKPVCLASNSSQVHSSTLCWATGWGRLKKDEPLPNNYPLQEVQIPVVGNNQCTCNYLPQPAANITDAMICAGQENKGACQGDSGGPLQCKQNSKWVQTGITSFGEPCALGDFPEVYARVSEFQTWIMEQVAGANVNFVTFTSSGTDSDDSFMCRSSNETTAAPNTTATASTVVTELTFVVILVTVLLQLIEAI; this is encoded by the exons ATGATGGCAGACTGGACTGTGTGGATACTCCTGATGTGTGCTGTCCTCACTGGGCAAG GGTCAATGGCTCAGG ATTGTGGGATGGCACCTCTCAACACAAGAATAGTGGGCGGTGAGAATGCCACAGCTGGATCATGGCCCTGGATGGTCAGCTTGCACTTCAGTTTTGCAGCACTTCACATCTGTGGAGGGACCCTCATCAGTGATCAGTGGGTCCTCACAGCAGCCCACTGTATCTTAAT AAGCCGCCCTAGTGTATGGACTCTCTACTTGGGACGAGAGACTCAGTCTGGCCCTAATGTTAATGAGGTGAGTCGCAACGTGTCCCAGATCATCGTCCATCCTAACTACAACGACACATTGTTTAACAACGACATTGCCCTGATGAAGCTCAGCAGCCCTGTCACTTTCACTGACTACATCAAACCTGTCTGCTTGGCAAGTAACTCCAGCCaggttcacagctccaccctctgctGGGCCACCGGTTGGGGCAGACTTAAAAAGGATG aACCCTTGCCAAATAATTATCCCCTGCAGGAGGTACAGATTCCTGTTGTTGGAAATAATCAGTGCACTTGCAACTACCTCCCTCAACCAGCCGCAAACATCACTGACGCAATGATATGTGCAGGACAAGAAAACAAAGGAGCATGTCAG gGGGACTCAGGTGGACCTCTGCAATGCAAACAAAACTCAAAGTGGGTCCAGACTGGCATTACCAGTTTTGGAGAACCTTGTGCTCTGGGCGATTTCCCTGAAGTCTATGCCCGAGTCTCCGAATTCCAGACTTGGATCATGGAACAAGTGGCAGGGGCGAATGTCAACTTTGTGACATTCACCTCCAGTGGCACAGATTCAGATGACAGCTTTATGTGTCGCAGCTCAAACGAAACCACAGCAGCTCCAAATACGACTGCCACAGCATCAACTGTTGTAACTGAGCTTACATTTGTTGTCATCTTGGTGACAGTGCTCCTGCAGCTCATTGAAGCTATATAG